Within the Corynebacterium sp. sy039 genome, the region CGCCAATCGCCAAAGCGTAGTAGCCACAACAGCACAATGGTGGTGCGTAATGAAACCTCAGCCGGCGGCTTGGTCATGTCAGGGCTGGCAGAAGCAATACGCGAAGACGGAAGTATCGCACTCGATAGGGTATATGTTGCACTCATCGGTCGACTCGACCGCCGCGGACGAATTCTATGGTCCATGCCTAAAGGTCACGTAGAAGATGGGGAAGATATTGCCGCTACTGCCGAACGCGAGGTCTGGGAAGAAACTGGTATTCATGGCGAAGTATTTGCCGACCTAGGCACCATTGATTATTGGTTTGTCTCCGAAGGAGTTCGGATCCACAAAACAGTTCACCACCATTTATTACGCTATGTTGATGGTGACCTCAATGACGAAGACCCTGAAGTTACCGAAGTGGCATGGATACCTGCCTCACAGCTCATTGAGCATTTTGCCTATGCAGATGAACGCAAACTAGCTCGTATCGCCTACGAACTTTTACCTCAATACGCAAGGCAGGAGGCAAGCGAGGGGAGGAGCACACCACGATGAGAAAAAACCACACCGCTCATCGCCTTGCCCGACACATATCTGCAACCATGCTCATATGTGCACTTGGTTCTAGCACAGCCATAGGACTAACTCCTATACCCAGGGCACAGGCAGAGGTTTTTCCACTATCACCGACTAACCCAGACGTAGCAAACCTGTGGGTTAACCCAGAACTACGAGTCGAAGATACCTCAATGAGTCTAGAGCTTCACGACGTCCCCTCAAAGACAATGCTCGGTGATTCCATAAAAATAGGCGTCACGATCACTAACCATAGCGATCATGCCATCAATACATCTGACTTGGTATTAAGCGTCTCCCATGCCGACGCAGAACAAACATTAGCTGGCACACGCAAAGTGCTCGTAGGTGACCCTAGTTTTTTCCCTTATCAAGCACAAGAAAAAACAGTTGATTCCCTAGCAAATACAGTGATTCAACCAGGGAAATCAATAGAAATCTCGCTTCCGATTACCACAACTGGCGACGCAGAAAGCCTCAACCTACTCACCGCAGGTTTCTATCCTATCCTCATCAAACTCAGTGATGAAGAAGGAAAATACACCACAAGCAGATTCACCCTTTCCGTTTCTGAACCACCGCAAGCACCCACACCGCCAGCAGAAAATAAAGAACCGGAAACAAAACAGACAGCCACACAGCCAGAACACACCCCTGCACAGCTCAGTATTATTTATCCCATCACCACCAACATCGATATTCTTCCTGGTGAAACTGGGGATGCGCCCAAAAAAGCTCCCCTTATTTTGCGCAATGAAAACTTAATTGAACAGCTCAAAGAACAGGGTCGCGTCGATAAGCTGCTTGATGTCTATGAACAAGCAATAGCAGCACATCCGCAATTAGCTCATGCCAGTTGTGTGGCACTCGACCCACAGCTAGTGGATACACTCAGCAGAATGCAAGAGGGATACCAGGTAGCTGATACACGTCCAAGTGTCGTATCGAAGAAGCAACGCTTACGCGACTCCTGGGGACTCGATACCCAAGAACTCACCCTTGCCGAAGGCAAAGGCGCAGCAGAAGCAAAAAAAACTGTAGCACGCCTAAAAGAACTAGCGAAAAACTCATGCACCATCGCATTGCCCTGGGCAAATACCGATCTCAATGCTGTTGCTGCAACGAATAATTCTTGGCTTATGCGTGAAGCAACTCTACAAGGAAAACGCACCTTAGAAAAGGTACTTGACGCACATCCTCTCGACGTCCTTATCGCGCCTAGCGGCTACATCGAAGAAAAAACAGCGCATAACCTCGGCTTTGCAGATAGCAGTGCGCTCAATAATGAACTCGAACACAGTGCTGACCTTGCTGAAGAATGGGATACTCAACAAAAAAATACTGCACCACAAAATCCGGATCGCAATAACTCTAGCTCCAGTTCTCTCGAAGAAACTAGACGCAGCAGCGTCGACAGTGCTACTCACCCCACACCGGCACAACCAGTGCGGGTAGTAGTGGCAGATAACTCCTTGTGGCAAGTCCCACAAGTAGATCAGTTCAGCTACTTAGCGCCACAAATATATGCCATTAGCTTTGATAGTTCCCTAGCAGCATCACTGGCAACAATGGGCGATAATCCACAGATGATCGGCTATGGCAACACTGCTACACGCATTGATCCTTACCGTGACTCCCTAGCAGCACGCAATGCCACAGCAGATGCAGCACTACGACAAAGCATTGCAACTGCCACCAAGCCAGTGCTTGCCATGCTGCCGACGTCGATAAGCGATCCTAGTCAGTTGCTCGATACCGCAGCACAGCTCTTAGCAGAAAATGAGGCACAAGCACTAGCGGTGGAAAGCTATATGCAGCTCGACGACGCCAAACGAGAACAATTAGAACAACTCAAAGAACAACAGGATAGCCAAAATGACAGTGAGCATTATGGCTCGCCTTTCGACGACCCGACTGTGCTATCCGAAACCGAAATTATGCGCGCCAAGCAGCAGGCAGATTATATCGATGACCTCACTTCATTGATGATCAACGATAAAAAATTAGCCCTGTCTCCCTATAATTTCACCGCACCCCTACGCCGAGATATTTTACGCGCACTCACTCATTCTGGGCGCGATACTATCCGCAGCTTTGATGAGAGCGTGAACAGGGCATATGCCATTCTTGACGCGAATCGAGATACCTTAACTCAATTACGTAATTCGGTTGGGTTATTGCCACCGGGCAATGTATATACTCGGATCAGTGATTCTTCTCCTATTTTGATCGTGGCTCAAAATGGCTTGCCATTGCCGGTAAATGCAAATATCCAATATAACGGTCCTGCTGGAACTAGCGTTGATGTGCCAGATTCTTTGATTATTCCAGCAAAAGGGTCTATTACAGTGTCGATGACTGCTGAATTGGCCACTGACAATAAGCGCACTGATTTGTCCTTATGGTTGGCGACACCGCAGAATGCTGCCATTAGTCCACCAGTTACTATTGGGGTGCAAACGCGTTCTGGAATTTTTGGTTCTTCCATGCTCACGATCATTATGGTTTTTGGTCTGACCGCATTATTGCTGGGTAGGGTAGTGTTGCGCCGTAGAAAAGTGCACCACACTGATGGTTCACGTTCGCAATCGCGGCAACAATCTGGTCGAGTTGCGTGGAATCTCCAAGAGATAAAGACCATGCGAGTTCGGAAGAAAAGTACGCAGATACGTAATCGTATGAAGTCGAGGATTCATAACCGGGCTCAAGACAGTTATAGTGTTAGAACTCGTCGTAGCAGGCATTCCGACAAATCTGAGCATAATGGCGAGCATAATGCCAACGACACCACTCGTAACACTGATGGTGGTAGTTAAGTAGTTCAGCCTGATATGTCCTTATATATTCTTCTATATTCTTCATATTTGGCACTGGATAATGTATAGATAATAGATTGCGAGACTCATTGTGGATGCACACAGGGAATCTTCTGGTGTTCGTCGTCGTTTTGTGCAAGCAGCAGCACCGGCGCCAGTTCCTGAACAAACACCTAAGGGAGATGACAAGTGTTTGGTGGCGCAAAAACACGATCGTTCTTTGCTCCAAGAAAAGCCAATGCAGAAGGCACATTCTGATCAAAGTGCGTTGAGTGCTGCTCAGCCTAAGGATGATACCAAGGCTCAGCAGGTCGAAGGCACGCAAAGCACCGAGGAAGAAAAAGCAGCTGAGAATTACTCGACTGTGGTGCGCTCTACTGGTTCGATGGCCATTGCGACGCTTTTTTCGCGTATCACTGGTTTTTTGCGCAATGTCGTTATTGTTACGACCTTGGGTTCAGCGATTTCCTCTGCGTTTAATACCGCAAATACCTTGCCTAATCTCATTACTGAGATTGTGCTCGGCGCGGTGCTGACCTCGTTGGTTATCCCAGTTTTGGTGCGTGCTGAGAAGGAAGATCCTGACCGTGGTGAACGTTTTGTGCGTCAGTTATTTACTCTTGCCACAGCGCTTTTAGGTTCTATCACTATTATTTCTGTGCTGGCTGCGCCTTTTCTTACGAGGCTCATGCTAAAAAGTGATGGCAAAGTAAATGTTATTCAGGCGACGAACTTTGCTTATTTACTCTTGCCGCAAATTATTTTCTATGGGCTTTTTGCGCTGCTTATGGCAGTGCTGAACACCAAAGGGGTGTTTAAGCCAGGGGCGTGGGCTCCGGTAGCTAATAATGTTATCGGGTTGGCAGTCATGCTTGCTTATCGCTTCTTGCCTGGGCAGTTATCTCCTTCGGAGCCAGCGTCGCTGAGTGATCCGCATATTTTGTTGTTGGGCTTAGGAACCACCTTGGGTGTGGTAGTGCAGATGCTCATTTTGTTACCGGCAATTCGTCGTTCAGGTATTTCGCTTAAGCCTTTGTGGGGAATTGACGCTCGCTTGAAAGAATTTGCTGGGATGGCTTTGGCTATCGTCGTTTATGTTGCTATCTCGCAATTTGGTTATAGCATTACCACTCGCATTGCCTCCAGTGCAGATGGTGGGGCACCAAATATCTATCAGCAAGCGTGGTTATTATTGCAGATGCCTTATGGCATTATCGGGGTAACGCTTTTGACAGCAATTATGCCTCGGTTATCGCGTAATGCTGCCGACGGTGATAATAATGCAGTGGTCAAGGATTTGGTGCTTGGCTCTAAGCTGACTTATCTGGCGCTTATCCCTATCGTGGTGTTTTTTACTGCCTTTGGTACTCCTATTGCTACCGGGTTGTTTGCCTATGGTGAATTTGATCATCACGATGCCACTATTTTGGGTATGACCTTGAGCTTTTCAGCGTTTACGCTTTTGCCTTATGCCACAGTGCTATTGCATTTACGTGTGTTTTATGCGCGCGAAGAAGCCTGGACGCCGACCTTTATTATCGCTGGTATTACGGTCACCAAGGTTTTGTTATCGTGCTTGGCTCCGTTGCTTGCTAACCGACCAGAAAATGTGGTGATTTTGCTGGCTGCCGCAAATGGTTTTGGTTTTATCAGTGGTGCGGTTATTGGTGGTTTTTTGCTCAGGCGCAAATTAGGTTCTTTAGGCAGTGCAACGGTTATGCGCAGTGTATTCTGGGCTCTGGGAGCATCTGGTATCGGTGTTATTGCTGCTCTTGGTTGTTCTTGGGCGCTTAATGCCCTGGGCACTGTGCTGCCCGTGGTGAGTTCTCTAGGCAGTGCGCATCACATTATCTTTTTGCTTTTCGACGGCACGGTATTTCTTCTTGTGACTGGTATCGTATTAAGCCGCTCTAAGCTAGAGGAAGTAAATAGCATTGCCCGCTCACTAACTCGCATACCGGGGCTTAATAAAATTATTCGTGTTTCGCCTGTTGGTGAGCAGGAAACTCCTCAATTAAATGCGCAATCCTTTGTTAGTGCAGAAGCCCTTGCTTTCGACGATTCCTTTAATTCCACACCTGTTCCACCTCCTATGTCTGCTGGTATTGTGCATGGTCCACGGCTTATCGCTGGCGCAGAGGTGTCAGCGGGTAGATTCCGACTCTTAGCAGCTCACGGTGGTGTTACTGGCGCTCGTTTCTGGCAGGCTAAAGAAAGCGCCACGGGTAGGGAAGTGGCTCTTGTATTCGTTGATCTCAGCAAATTGGCAGCACAAGATAGTCCGCGCAATATCACTCCTACTGGATTGCGGATCAAAATTGCGCAACTCAATGCGCAGGTTACTCGTCGCACGCGAGTATTGGCTGCTCTTAATCATCCTGCTATTGCTAGTGGTATCGCAATTGAGCCTTATGGAGATGGGGTGCTGATTATTGCTGATTGGGTTCCTGGGCGTTCGTTGAGTTCTATCGCACAAACTAACCCGAATCCTTATGCTGCTGCTTATGCTTTCGAGCCGCTTGCCCAAGCAGTGACGAAAGCACATGAGATAGACACTCCGCTGGGGTTGGATAACCGAGCACGTATTCGTATTTCTACTGAGGGTCATGCGGTGTTGGCTTTCCCTGCGGTTCTTCCTGGTACTCATGCGGAGAATGATTTGCGTGGTATTCGTGCTGGTTTGGGTCAATTGATTGATCCGGAAACTGCACCTGCTGATATTGCTGCTCTTATGCACACACCACCAGAGCAATTGCCCGAAAAATTGGCTGGCCTTGAGTTACCTCATGCTGATGTGGATGAGAAACAGCCCACTGCTCTTGCTGTGACTGAGGATAAGGCACCACGACCGGCAAATGTTCCTGGTTTTGGTCGAGCAGGCTATAGCAATAAGGGTATCGGGATTTTGACTATAGTTGCCGTGGTGTTGGTGCTGATTTGTGCATTGCTTACTGCTTATTTGACTACCCTTTTGTCGCATGACTCCAATGATGCCCCTATTTCTGCTGATAACATTGTTGGTTCTAAAACCCAAGCTGTGCCGTCGCCAGAGCTCATTCGTCCTATTAGTTCTGTCCAAGCATGGGCACAAGATCCGACTATGCTCAGCCAAGATAGTGTCAATAGCAGTGCTTTTACTATCGACGGTGATCCTCAGACTTCTTGGCTTGTTCATAGCCAACAAGGACTTGAGGTACGCACTGTTGTGCCAGGCATTATTAGCGAATTAGAAGTTACTACGGTCAATGATCAGCCAATGGATGTCAAGGTATATGGCATTGTTGATGAGGAGCAGGTAGATTCTGTGAATAACTTGCCACTATTGGCAGAAAAGACGCTTACCACCACAGAAAACTCGATTACGTTTTCATCTAAGCAGCAATTGGCTGGTGTGCTGCTTTATATCACCAGTGCTCCTGAGGATAATCAGAATGCAATTGTGGAGTTGGCAGTGATTGGCAATTAGTAAGTTCTTGGGCGGATTCCTGTAGCTATCCCTTAAAGGTGTGTAACCCTTTAGGGGATAGTGTGCTTTTATCACTGATATTTCCTGTGCATAAACGCTGCACAAGCGCAGTGTGGGCACAGTATGGTTTTCTGTTCACTGCGGTGTGCATATGACGATAATAACCATAGCGGTAAAATTTTGTTTTCCAATACTAATCAATAATTTCTCATTGTTTAGTAATTCAATCGACATTCTTCATACGTGAGTGGGGGAAATATGCCCATAGTGCCTATACCAGCTACGACAGGTATCACACCATGTTTCATGCTCAAACCTGCTGAATATCTCGCAGCCCTTGGCGATATCGTCATCACTACCGAGGATGATTTGCTCATTGATGATTTTTTGGGTGGCAATTATGCCTCATACAATGACCTCGTGGCCAAACATTTTCGACGAGTGTGGGCCATCGCCAAGCGCTATACCAACACTATTGAAGATGCCACCGACGTCCTGCAAGATGGACTGCTCAAAGCCTTTTACAAAATACATCTTTATAGTGGCAAATCAAGCTTTTCGACGTGGCTGCATAGACTTATCCAAAATAATGCGCATGATCTCTACGCGAAACGGAAAAATCATGATAATCACATCACCATTGACGATGTACTATCTCAGCAAAAAATTACCAAAGCAACGAGTGCAGATCCTACAGAGAGCTTTACGACCGGCATCATGATTAACTCAGCCCTGTTTCTTTTACCAATGGAGCAAAGAAATGCAGTGACACTTGTTGATCTTTTAGGTTTTGACACTACTCACGCTGCCCAAGAATTAGGGGTACGTCCTGGCACTATTAAGTCTCGTCGTTCGCGCGCACGAGAAAACCTCAAGACACATTTAGCGCTCAATGCATGATGTTTAGTTCAGAATGTAGTGGAATAATGCCTATGGCAGCGTCGTTAGAAGAACATGGCGGTCACGATTACACTTGAGTTAACTGCACTCAGTATGCACTAATACTCAGCAATAGT harbors:
- a CDS encoding NUDIX domain-containing protein, whose amino-acid sequence is MTVMNDNSQAQPAQTGRTPAAQRRRRRRRSHSQAHTRAHNNNHNNNAAHAREDQDKRTSKHSSQHSSKQSGQQSQQQVSQTKEKKKQNKNNQGARRRGNSHAESAQTHSSETKKNTRAGQKPRQTDSGTENNKGAKRRRTARNRKNNAGAPHSRATRNSRGRRRNHKNGTSGKNFRQSPKRSSHNSTMVVRNETSAGGLVMSGLAEAIREDGSIALDRVYVALIGRLDRRGRILWSMPKGHVEDGEDIAATAEREVWEETGIHGEVFADLGTIDYWFVSEGVRIHKTVHHHLLRYVDGDLNDEDPEVTEVAWIPASQLIEHFAYADERKLARIAYELLPQYARQEASEGRSTPR
- the murJ gene encoding murein biosynthesis integral membrane protein MurJ, which gives rise to MDAHRESSGVRRRFVQAAAPAPVPEQTPKGDDKCLVAQKHDRSLLQEKPMQKAHSDQSALSAAQPKDDTKAQQVEGTQSTEEEKAAENYSTVVRSTGSMAIATLFSRITGFLRNVVIVTTLGSAISSAFNTANTLPNLITEIVLGAVLTSLVIPVLVRAEKEDPDRGERFVRQLFTLATALLGSITIISVLAAPFLTRLMLKSDGKVNVIQATNFAYLLLPQIIFYGLFALLMAVLNTKGVFKPGAWAPVANNVIGLAVMLAYRFLPGQLSPSEPASLSDPHILLLGLGTTLGVVVQMLILLPAIRRSGISLKPLWGIDARLKEFAGMALAIVVYVAISQFGYSITTRIASSADGGAPNIYQQAWLLLQMPYGIIGVTLLTAIMPRLSRNAADGDNNAVVKDLVLGSKLTYLALIPIVVFFTAFGTPIATGLFAYGEFDHHDATILGMTLSFSAFTLLPYATVLLHLRVFYAREEAWTPTFIIAGITVTKVLLSCLAPLLANRPENVVILLAAANGFGFISGAVIGGFLLRRKLGSLGSATVMRSVFWALGASGIGVIAALGCSWALNALGTVLPVVSSLGSAHHIIFLLFDGTVFLLVTGIVLSRSKLEEVNSIARSLTRIPGLNKIIRVSPVGEQETPQLNAQSFVSAEALAFDDSFNSTPVPPPMSAGIVHGPRLIAGAEVSAGRFRLLAAHGGVTGARFWQAKESATGREVALVFVDLSKLAAQDSPRNITPTGLRIKIAQLNAQVTRRTRVLAALNHPAIASGIAIEPYGDGVLIIADWVPGRSLSSIAQTNPNPYAAAYAFEPLAQAVTKAHEIDTPLGLDNRARIRISTEGHAVLAFPAVLPGTHAENDLRGIRAGLGQLIDPETAPADIAALMHTPPEQLPEKLAGLELPHADVDEKQPTALAVTEDKAPRPANVPGFGRAGYSNKGIGILTIVAVVLVLICALLTAYLTTLLSHDSNDAPISADNIVGSKTQAVPSPELIRPISSVQAWAQDPTMLSQDSVNSSAFTIDGDPQTSWLVHSQQGLEVRTVVPGIISELEVTTVNDQPMDVKVYGIVDEEQVDSVNNLPLLAEKTLTTTENSITFSSKQQLAGVLLYITSAPEDNQNAIVELAVIGN
- a CDS encoding sigma-70 family RNA polymerase sigma factor, yielding MPIPATTGITPCFMLKPAEYLAALGDIVITTEDDLLIDDFLGGNYASYNDLVAKHFRRVWAIAKRYTNTIEDATDVLQDGLLKAFYKIHLYSGKSSFSTWLHRLIQNNAHDLYAKRKNHDNHITIDDVLSQQKITKATSADPTESFTTGIMINSALFLLPMEQRNAVTLVDLLGFDTTHAAQELGVRPGTIKSRRSRARENLKTHLALNA